A single window of Leptolyngbya ohadii IS1 DNA harbors:
- a CDS encoding methyltransferase domain-containing protein, with protein sequence MIPPRLSATNQPLDTSTNKSQIADRFGQAASIYHQSATVQQAGAKHLISFTQKNGFQLPQGNLLEIGCGTGFLTQELVNRFRDRAILITDLSSEMLAFCQFHLSLPPGENRVKFQQLDGEQLPLPEKPYALIASGFALQWFDRPLQTIDRWIKATQPGGWLLISFPTDRSFPEWRHVCQELNLPLTLNPLPNADALLETLQTLPVRCLTNEMISQTFHTDAIDFLRSLKTIGAGSSLTGKQLTIRQLKQLSAAWKLQNSNANHVRNYDKIIASHSIAYWAIQRLD encoded by the coding sequence ATGATTCCGCCCCGCCTCAGCGCCACAAATCAACCCCTAGATACATCTACAAATAAATCTCAAATTGCCGATCGATTTGGTCAGGCTGCTTCGATCTACCATCAGTCCGCAACGGTACAGCAAGCAGGCGCAAAGCATCTAATATCATTCACACAAAAGAATGGATTTCAGCTTCCTCAAGGAAATCTCCTGGAAATTGGCTGCGGCACAGGATTTTTGACCCAGGAATTAGTCAATCGATTTCGCGATCGAGCGATTCTGATTACAGACCTATCATCAGAGATGCTGGCATTTTGTCAGTTCCATTTATCTTTGCCGCCAGGAGAAAATCGCGTTAAGTTTCAGCAGCTCGACGGTGAACAGTTGCCCCTACCCGAAAAGCCCTACGCCCTGATTGCCAGCGGTTTTGCCCTTCAGTGGTTTGATCGCCCCCTGCAAACGATCGATCGATGGATCAAAGCAACTCAACCGGGCGGGTGGCTGCTGATTTCCTTTCCAACCGATCGCAGTTTTCCAGAGTGGCGGCACGTTTGCCAGGAGTTGAATCTACCGCTGACCCTCAATCCCTTGCCCAATGCGGATGCCCTGCTCGAAACACTTCAAACCCTTCCCGTTCGCTGTCTGACGAATGAAATGATTAGCCAAACTTTCCACACAGACGCGATCGATTTCTTGAGAAGCCTTAAGACGATCGGAGCAGGATCAAGCCTGACCGGAAAACAGTTGACAATTCGTCAGTTAAAGCAGCTATCCGCAGCCTGGAAATTGCAAAACAGCAACGCAAATCATGTCAGAAATTATGACAAAATAATTGCCAGTCATTCGATCGCTTATTGGGCGATTCAGAGACTTGACTAA
- a CDS encoding alpha/beta hydrolase, translating into MFTEVLAFHGWGFDRHCWQFWQERFTELGYQFQAFDRGYFGNSYQPSFTDSDTRKIILAHSFGLHLCPIDLLQQADVLIAFNSFLSFHPESRAEKRRSQLVLQQMIRQFEQTPDLVLENFYTQAGYSYSLESRLGRHPKNNSQLLLEDLQQLNVAILDSSYLNSIAKIVVFHSANDRIVAASQTQEFITLFPQSCEFFSILNAEHGLPFTHAGECWSMLQSIRSPAISR; encoded by the coding sequence ATGTTCACTGAAGTTCTCGCCTTTCACGGTTGGGGATTCGATCGCCACTGCTGGCAGTTCTGGCAGGAAAGATTTACAGAATTAGGCTATCAATTCCAGGCATTCGATCGCGGCTATTTCGGAAATTCCTATCAACCCAGTTTCACTGATTCTGATACACGAAAAATTATTCTGGCGCATTCCTTTGGGCTGCATCTTTGCCCGATCGATTTACTTCAGCAAGCCGATGTATTGATTGCGTTTAATAGTTTTTTGTCGTTTCATCCTGAATCGAGAGCTGAGAAGAGACGATCGCAGCTTGTGCTACAGCAAATGATCCGTCAATTTGAACAAACACCAGATCTTGTATTAGAGAACTTTTATACTCAAGCCGGATACTCATATTCTCTTGAAAGTCGTCTCGGAAGGCATCCAAAAAATAACAGTCAGCTTCTACTGGAAGACTTGCAGCAATTAAACGTTGCTATTCTTGATTCAAGCTATCTGAATTCGATCGCTAAAATCGTTGTATTTCACAGCGCAAACGATCGCATTGTTGCCGCCTCTCAAACCCAAGAATTTATTACTCTTTTCCCCCAATCCTGTGAATTCTTTAGCATCCTGAATGCTGAGCATGGTCTGCCGTTCACCCATGCGGGTGAGTGCTGGTCTATGCTTCAATCTATTCGTTCTCCTGCAATCTCCCGATGA
- the bioF gene encoding 8-amino-7-oxononanoate synthase, protein MSIENSKADKFDFVDRALAERVEQQRFRSLQSVVPIDGVWVWKQGRKLLNFSANDYLGLSKHPVLIEAAQTYTHRYGTGATASRLVAGNYDIHHQLEEKLAAACGRESALLFSSGFQANMTILGALLNPQSCVFCDRLIHSSLIQGIRASGARFYRYAHSDLDQLERLLKKASSQSFDRLMIVTETVFSMDGDRSDVDALIRLANRYGAILYLDDAHAIGVLGKRGMGLAAFQPDVDLVVGTFGKAFGAFGAFVACSRKLRDYLINCCPGFIYTTALPPAVIGAIDAALDLIPNLDTERQHLTKQSQNLRDRLQAMGYSTLNSDTQIVPIVVGESARTLELSQALEAKDILAVAIRPPTVPEGSARIRLALSSQHQEEHLERLFEALEAYVH, encoded by the coding sequence ATGAGCATAGAAAATAGCAAAGCAGACAAATTTGATTTCGTCGATCGTGCCCTGGCGGAACGGGTCGAGCAGCAGCGGTTTCGATCGCTTCAATCCGTGGTGCCCATAGACGGAGTGTGGGTCTGGAAGCAGGGACGCAAACTGCTGAACTTTAGCGCGAATGATTATCTGGGTCTGTCCAAGCATCCGGTACTGATTGAAGCAGCCCAAACCTATACTCACCGATATGGAACCGGGGCAACGGCATCGCGGCTTGTGGCAGGCAACTATGACATTCATCACCAGCTTGAGGAAAAGTTAGCTGCCGCCTGTGGTCGGGAATCGGCTCTTCTGTTCAGTTCAGGCTTTCAGGCAAATATGACCATACTGGGGGCACTGCTAAATCCGCAGTCCTGCGTGTTCTGCGATCGTCTGATTCACAGCAGCTTAATTCAGGGCATTCGGGCGAGTGGGGCAAGGTTTTATCGCTATGCCCACAGTGATCTGGATCAGCTTGAACGGCTGCTGAAGAAAGCCAGTTCGCAGTCCTTCGATCGTCTGATGATTGTCACCGAGACCGTGTTTAGTATGGATGGCGATCGCAGCGATGTGGATGCCTTGATTCGGCTGGCGAATCGGTATGGCGCGATCCTGTACCTGGATGATGCCCATGCGATCGGCGTGTTGGGGAAACGGGGGATGGGACTGGCAGCATTTCAGCCGGACGTGGATCTGGTGGTGGGGACGTTTGGCAAGGCGTTTGGAGCATTTGGGGCGTTTGTTGCCTGTTCGCGAAAGCTGCGCGATTACTTAATTAACTGCTGCCCCGGATTTATCTACACGACGGCTTTGCCTCCTGCTGTAATTGGGGCGATCGATGCTGCCCTGGATCTGATTCCCAATCTGGACACAGAACGACAGCATTTAACAAAACAGTCGCAGAATCTACGCGATCGACTTCAGGCAATGGGCTACAGTACGCTGAATTCGGATACGCAAATTGTACCGATCGTGGTGGGAGAATCTGCCCGAACGCTGGAACTTTCCCAGGCTTTGGAGGCGAAGGACATTCTGGCAGTAGCAATTCGTCCGCCCACGGTTCCAGAAGGTTCTGCCAGAATTCGGCTTGCCCTTTCGAGTCAGCATCAGGAGGAGCATTTAGAGAGATTGTTTGAGGCATTGGAGGCGTATGTTCACTGA
- a CDS encoding FAD-binding oxidoreductase, translating to MTVAEARSIDWNAIVAELEGIEMIRDAAQVAKLSKDYYTYSPLLQAELNDKVGDIVIRPANEAEVMRVAAVCAKHQIPLTVRGAGTGNYGQCVPLKGGVILEMTKMQAVKWVKPGIACVEAGAKLAAIDKQTREMGWEIRMAPSTYRTASIGGFIGGGSGGIGSITYGLIADRGNLLAMRVVTVEENPRVIELRGDDVYKVAHAWGTNGIITELEIPLAPAYPWAELIVTFPDFMTAARFGQTLGDSDGIIKKLITIFAAPIHQYFAALRNVLNAEQHSAFVLIAEPCLESFGELVKEFGGTIVYQKSAQEATKGLALGEFTWNHTTLHARSIDPSITYLQTIFPADKELKLVEHLYHHFGDEVIMHLEFIRSKGTVIPAALQLVRYTTADRLNEIIRYHEEQGAFIANPHTYIIEEGGRKTIDPMQLQFKEMVDPTGLLNPGKMRTWDERKAHAK from the coding sequence ATGACGGTTGCGGAAGCACGTTCGATCGATTGGAATGCGATCGTAGCTGAACTAGAGGGCATTGAAATGATTCGCGATGCCGCCCAGGTTGCCAAGCTATCTAAGGACTACTACACCTACAGTCCTCTGCTTCAGGCGGAACTGAACGATAAGGTCGGGGACATTGTAATTCGTCCAGCCAATGAAGCCGAAGTCATGCGGGTGGCTGCCGTCTGTGCGAAGCATCAAATTCCGCTTACGGTACGCGGGGCAGGAACGGGTAACTATGGGCAATGTGTGCCCCTTAAGGGCGGCGTCATTCTGGAAATGACCAAAATGCAGGCGGTCAAATGGGTAAAACCGGGAATTGCCTGCGTGGAAGCCGGGGCAAAACTGGCGGCGATCGATAAGCAGACCCGCGAAATGGGCTGGGAAATTCGCATGGCTCCCTCGACCTACAGAACCGCTTCGATCGGCGGATTCATTGGCGGCGGCAGCGGCGGCATTGGCTCCATCACCTACGGACTGATTGCCGATCGAGGGAATCTGCTGGCAATGCGGGTGGTCACGGTAGAGGAAAATCCGCGGGTGATTGAGCTGCGCGGCGATGATGTCTACAAAGTCGCCCATGCCTGGGGCACGAACGGCATTATTACGGAACTGGAAATCCCGCTGGCACCCGCCTATCCCTGGGCAGAACTAATCGTCACTTTCCCGGACTTCATGACCGCAGCCCGATTTGGTCAGACCTTGGGCGATTCCGATGGCATTATTAAAAAGCTGATTACCATCTTTGCTGCCCCCATCCATCAATACTTTGCCGCTCTGCGAAACGTTTTGAACGCCGAACAGCACTCCGCCTTCGTCCTGATCGCGGAACCCTGTCTGGAATCCTTTGGTGAACTGGTGAAAGAATTTGGCGGCACGATCGTTTACCAGAAATCGGCGCAGGAAGCCACGAAAGGCTTAGCCCTGGGCGAATTTACCTGGAACCACACGACCCTCCACGCCCGCAGCATCGACCCCTCGATTACCTATCTGCAAACCATCTTCCCGGCGGACAAGGAGCTAAAGCTGGTTGAGCATCTGTATCACCACTTCGGTGACGAGGTGATTATGCACCTGGAATTTATCCGATCGAAGGGAACGGTGATTCCTGCTGCATTGCAGCTCGTTCGCTATACTACCGCCGATCGCCTCAACGAAATCATTCGCTACCACGAGGAACAGGGGGCATTCATCGCCAATCCCCATACCTACATCATTGAAGAGGGCGGCAGAAAGACGATCGATCCAATGCAGCTTCAGTTCAAAGAGATGGTTGATCCCACCGGACTATTGAATCCCGGCAAAATGCGAACCTGGGATGAACGCAAAGCGCACGCAAAGTAA
- the rpsN gene encoding 30S ribosomal protein S14, with translation MAKKGMIEREKKRQKLVAKYAQKREELLEQFSKATSQQEKLEIHRQIQQLPRNSAPVRLHNRCWMTGRPRGYYRDFGLSRHVLREMAHQGLLPGVVKSSW, from the coding sequence ATGGCTAAGAAAGGCATGATTGAGCGTGAGAAAAAGCGCCAGAAGCTCGTGGCGAAATACGCTCAAAAACGTGAAGAACTGCTCGAACAATTTTCAAAAGCGACCTCTCAGCAGGAAAAGCTGGAAATCCACCGCCAGATTCAACAGCTTCCTCGCAACAGTGCGCCTGTGCGCCTTCACAATCGCTGCTGGATGACGGGTCGCCCCAGAGGGTACTATCGGGATTTTGGTTTGTCTCGCCACGTTTTGCGGGAAATGGCACACCAGGGTTTGCTGCCCGGTGTGGTCAAGTCAAGCTGGTAG
- the nth gene encoding endonuclease III, whose product MRLRSLSARKQQALEILVRLKRLYPEAPCTLDYETPVQLMVATILSAQCTDERVNQVTPALFRRFPDAEAFANADLAEIESLVRSTGFYRNKAKNIQAACRRIMTEYGGEVPQKMEDLLTLPGVARKTANVVLAHAFGIHAGVTVDTHVKRLSGRLGLTKETEPLKIERDLMKLLPQPDWENWSIRLIYHGRAVCNARNPACQNCALADLCPSVDRTKITPPPLPVVGFVPPGQVEVGSRE is encoded by the coding sequence GTGAGACTTCGCAGCCTTTCCGCCCGAAAACAGCAGGCGCTAGAGATTTTGGTGCGTCTAAAGCGGCTCTACCCGGAAGCCCCCTGCACCCTCGACTATGAGACGCCTGTGCAGCTCATGGTTGCCACGATTCTGTCCGCCCAATGTACCGACGAGCGAGTGAATCAGGTGACGCCTGCCCTGTTCCGCCGCTTTCCAGATGCCGAAGCGTTTGCCAATGCCGATCTAGCTGAAATTGAATCCCTGGTGCGATCGACTGGTTTTTACCGTAATAAAGCCAAGAATATCCAGGCAGCCTGTCGCCGAATCATGACGGAATACGGCGGGGAAGTGCCTCAAAAGATGGAAGACCTGCTGACTCTGCCGGGGGTTGCCCGCAAGACAGCGAATGTGGTCCTGGCTCATGCCTTTGGCATCCATGCGGGAGTCACCGTCGATACCCACGTTAAGCGCCTCAGCGGACGCCTGGGACTGACGAAGGAAACGGAACCGCTAAAGATCGAGCGGGACTTAATGAAGCTATTGCCCCAGCCAGACTGGGAGAACTGGTCGATTCGGCTGATTTATCACGGTCGCGCCGTCTGTAATGCCCGCAATCCTGCCTGCCAGAACTGCGCCTTGGCGGATCTGTGTCCCTCGGTCGATCGCACTAAGATCACGCCGCCGCCTTTGCCTGTAGTAGGGTTTGTGCCGCCGGGACAGGTAGAAGTGGGGAGTAGGGAGTAG
- the rseP gene encoding RIP metalloprotease RseP, with translation MRAIPLGGFVGFPDDDPDSTIPPNDPNLLKNRPVLDRAIVISAGVIANLIFAYLVFVAQFSTIGIPEKFDYQAGVVVPEIISQQSPAAQAGIQAGDIIVAVNDQPLGASQDAVKSLMQTIRDNADNPVGLTVQRGDRQVDLSVTPRAGEDGIAKIGVQLAPNVAATQYRRPNGVFEVLRLAALQFQGMFMATVKGFVSLITNFSSMAGQVAGPVKIVEQGAGLVAANAGSLFPFTAIISINLAIINILPLPALDGGQLVFLLLEGLRGKPLPNRIQENVMQTGLVLLLGLGIFLIVRDTTQLAIFQRLFQ, from the coding sequence CTGCGGGCGATCCCGCTCGGTGGTTTTGTTGGCTTCCCTGACGATGACCCAGACAGCACCATTCCGCCCAACGATCCTAACCTGCTGAAAAACCGTCCCGTCCTCGATCGCGCCATTGTGATCAGCGCCGGGGTGATTGCCAACCTGATCTTTGCCTATCTGGTATTCGTGGCGCAGTTTTCGACGATCGGCATTCCGGAAAAGTTTGATTATCAGGCGGGCGTAGTTGTCCCAGAGATTATTTCGCAGCAGTCTCCGGCAGCCCAAGCGGGCATTCAGGCGGGCGATATTATTGTGGCGGTGAATGATCAGCCGCTCGGCGCATCCCAGGATGCAGTGAAGTCGTTGATGCAGACAATTCGCGACAATGCAGATAATCCCGTTGGCTTGACCGTACAGCGGGGCGATCGTCAGGTTGACCTCAGCGTCACGCCCAGAGCTGGGGAAGATGGTATTGCCAAGATCGGTGTACAGCTTGCCCCCAACGTGGCTGCGACTCAATACCGTCGTCCAAACGGCGTCTTTGAGGTGCTACGACTGGCAGCACTTCAATTTCAGGGAATGTTTATGGCAACGGTGAAAGGATTTGTCAGCCTGATCACCAACTTCTCCTCAATGGCAGGGCAGGTTGCTGGACCCGTCAAAATTGTGGAGCAGGGCGCAGGACTGGTAGCCGCCAATGCGGGCAGTCTGTTTCCCTTCACAGCAATTATCAGCATCAACCTGGCAATCATCAACATCCTGCCACTCCCGGCGCTGGATGGCGGTCAGCTCGTATTCCTGCTGCTGGAAGGACTACGGGGCAAACCCCTGCCTAACCGGATTCAGGAAAACGTGATGCAAACCGGACTGGTGCTGCTGCTGGGCTTGGGGATCTTCCTGATCGTTCGCGATACGACCCAGCTTGCCATCTTCCAGCGTCTCTTCCAGTAG
- a CDS encoding PDZ domain-containing protein, with protein sequence MVLSGSSSGKPTKPPSGIARSAYSCAQHSPAAQAGIQAGDIIVAVNDQPRG encoded by the coding sequence ATGGTGCTGTCTGGGTCATCGTCAGGGAAGCCAACAAAACCACCGAGCGGGATCGCCCGCAGTGCATATTCGTGCGCTCAGCACTCTCCGGCAGCCCAAGCGGGCATTCAGGCGGGCGATATTATTGTGGCGGTGAATGATCAGCCGCGCGGCTGA
- the ntcA gene encoding global nitrogen regulator NtcA has translation MVAAPNKPLANVFRQLSGTAFPPVVETYDRGKTIFFPGDPAERVYFLQKGAVKLSRVYEAGEEITVALLRENSVFGVLSLITGQRADRFYHAVAFTPVELLSVPIEQVEKALKENPELCMLMLQGLSSRILQTEMMIETLAHRDMGSRLVSFLLILCRDFGIPTADGITIDLKLSHQAIAEAIGSTRVTVTRLLGDLRQDQMISIHKKRITVHNPVTLSQQFT, from the coding sequence ATGGTAGCTGCACCGAACAAACCGTTGGCAAACGTCTTTCGTCAACTGAGCGGAACAGCTTTTCCGCCTGTCGTTGAAACCTACGATCGCGGCAAGACAATCTTCTTTCCTGGTGATCCTGCTGAGCGGGTTTACTTCCTCCAGAAGGGCGCAGTCAAACTCTCCCGCGTGTACGAAGCAGGCGAGGAAATTACGGTAGCACTGCTGCGGGAAAACAGTGTATTCGGCGTCCTCTCCCTGATTACAGGACAACGAGCCGATCGCTTCTATCATGCCGTTGCCTTTACCCCGGTAGAACTGCTGTCAGTGCCGATCGAGCAGGTTGAGAAAGCCCTGAAGGAAAACCCAGAGCTTTGTATGCTGATGCTGCAAGGTCTGTCCTCGCGGATTCTGCAAACCGAGATGATGATCGAAACCCTGGCACACCGGGATATGGGTTCGCGATTGGTCAGCTTCCTGCTCATCCTCTGCCGCGACTTTGGCATCCCGACCGCAGACGGCATCACGATCGACCTCAAACTCTCCCATCAGGCAATTGCAGAGGCGATCGGCTCTACACGGGTTACGGTCACGCGCCTGCTAGGCGATCTCCGCCAGGATCAGATGATTTCCATTCACAAGAAAAGAATTACCGTCCACAACCCCGTCACCCTCAGCCAGCAGTTCACCTGA
- a CDS encoding sugar transferase, producing MLSHSKSAPALPSPALAIHLSVRSKAKRSIDILGAIVGLALTALVFLPIALAIYLSDPGPIFYSQIRCGFRGQTFRIWKFRSMVVNAERLQHLVENQAQGQIFKNDRDPRITRVGQFLRRTSLDELPQFWNVLCGDMSLVGTRPPTLEEVKRYQPHHWQRLEVKPGITGEWQANGRSTVTDFEEIVRLDRRYQERWSIAYDLRLILKTIQVVLCRRGAC from the coding sequence ATGCTCAGTCATTCCAAATCTGCTCCCGCTCTCCCCTCCCCGGCTCTGGCAATCCATCTCTCTGTCCGCAGCAAAGCAAAACGATCGATCGACATCCTGGGCGCAATCGTCGGTCTGGCGCTGACCGCTCTGGTTTTCCTGCCGATCGCCCTGGCAATTTACCTCAGCGATCCCGGTCCCATTTTCTACTCCCAAATTCGATGTGGCTTTCGCGGGCAGACCTTCCGAATCTGGAAGTTTCGATCGATGGTGGTCAATGCAGAGCGACTTCAGCATCTGGTCGAAAATCAGGCACAGGGGCAGATTTTTAAGAACGATCGCGATCCCCGCATTACGCGGGTGGGTCAATTCCTGCGGCGCACCAGTCTGGATGAGCTACCCCAGTTCTGGAACGTGCTGTGCGGCGACATGAGCCTAGTGGGAACTCGTCCACCCACGCTGGAGGAAGTCAAGCGGTACCAGCCCCACCACTGGCAACGGTTAGAGGTCAAACCGGGGATCACGGGCGAATGGCAGGCAAACGGTCGCTCAACGGTCACGGATTTCGAGGAAATTGTCCGGCTGGATCGGCGCTATCAGGAACGCTGGTCGATCGCTTACGATCTGCGGCTCATTCTCAAAACAATTCAGGTTGTGCTGTGCCGACGGGGTGCCTGCTAG
- the rsmI gene encoding 16S rRNA (cytidine(1402)-2'-O)-methyltransferase — MEIQSATLYIVGTPIGNLEDMTFRAISVLQQVDFIAAEDTRHTGKLLQHFQVKTPQISYHDHNRRSRQDDLLRRLQQGHSIALVTDAGMPGISDPGYELVKACVEEGIPVVPIPGASAVVTALSAAGLPTDRFVFEGFLPAKGTERQARLTALQTETRTIVCYEAPHRLRQTLKDLREAFGDDRAIVLARELTKLHEQFWRGTLAEAEQHYQTQEAYGEFTLVIAGGEPAARILSESALRAELQELLRQGMSRSQASRQLATQTHLPRRELYQLALSLEDLPLENL, encoded by the coding sequence ATGGAGATTCAGTCCGCTACGCTGTACATCGTGGGAACGCCGATCGGCAATCTGGAGGATATGACCTTCCGGGCAATTTCGGTTTTGCAGCAGGTCGATTTTATTGCCGCAGAGGATACCCGTCACACCGGAAAGCTACTTCAGCACTTCCAGGTCAAGACGCCCCAGATTAGCTATCACGACCACAATCGTCGGAGCCGCCAGGACGACCTATTGCGCCGCCTTCAGCAGGGACATTCGATCGCGCTAGTTACCGATGCCGGGATGCCGGGGATTTCCGATCCGGGCTATGAGCTGGTGAAAGCCTGTGTAGAAGAAGGAATTCCGGTTGTGCCGATTCCGGGAGCCTCTGCCGTGGTGACTGCCCTCAGTGCCGCCGGACTGCCCACCGATCGCTTTGTGTTTGAGGGATTTCTGCCTGCTAAAGGGACGGAGCGTCAGGCACGCCTCACTGCCCTCCAGACCGAAACTCGAACGATCGTTTGCTATGAGGCACCCCATCGGCTGCGGCAAACCCTAAAGGACTTACGGGAGGCATTTGGGGACGATCGGGCGATCGTGCTGGCGCGGGAACTGACCAAACTGCATGAGCAATTCTGGCGCGGCACCCTGGCGGAAGCTGAACAGCACTACCAGACCCAGGAAGCCTACGGCGAATTTACCCTGGTGATTGCGGGGGGTGAACCTGCGGCGCGAATTCTGTCCGAAAGTGCCCTGAGAGCCGAACTTCAGGAACTTCTACGACAGGGGATGTCCCGCTCCCAGGCGAGTCGTCAGCTTGCTACCCAGACCCATTTACCGAGACGCGAACTCTATCAGCTTGCGCTTTCTCTGGAAGACCTGCCGCTAGAAAATTTGTAG
- a CDS encoding lipopolysaccharide assembly protein LapA domain-containing protein — MAKVLIPLLTAVWIGVVALIAIQNAAPITFQFLGFQTIQIPIGLVLAFSVAIGMAGTALFLPLGGRD, encoded by the coding sequence ATGGCAAAAGTATTGATTCCCCTTCTTACGGCAGTCTGGATCGGCGTCGTCGCCCTGATTGCGATCCAGAACGCTGCCCCGATTACGTTTCAATTTCTGGGCTTCCAGACAATTCAGATTCCGATCGGCTTAGTGCTGGCATTTAGTGTGGCGATCGGGATGGCGGGGACGGCGTTGTTTTTGCCGCTGGGAGGGCGGGATTAG
- a CDS encoding CPBP family glutamic-type intramembrane protease, with the protein MNRPIFLTLWLAGIFGSIALIPYALTLQGAKLGTIQLPFSLPVVLALQIGQSAIVLAIAIAAGLFFANRTGLGTPVLSAWFEGEAIGERVRKFLVPAIGWGVVAAVAILLLDRFVFAPALVPQISQASSPVAPAIQPPVWQGLLAAFYGGINEEIYLRLLVLSLLVFIGKFIAHRANGEPTSVVLWIAAIGAAVLFGLGHLPATAAILPLTPAVITRALVLNGLAGIGFGYLYFTFGLEAAMLSHFVGDIVLHGVAPLFL; encoded by the coding sequence ATGAATCGACCGATTTTTTTGACGCTGTGGCTTGCCGGAATTTTTGGGTCGATCGCCCTCATTCCGTATGCGCTGACTCTGCAAGGGGCAAAGCTGGGGACGATTCAGCTTCCTTTTTCGCTGCCGGTAGTGCTGGCGCTGCAAATTGGGCAGTCGGCGATCGTTTTAGCCATTGCGATCGCGGCGGGCTTATTTTTTGCGAATCGGACGGGATTGGGGACACCTGTTTTAAGCGCCTGGTTTGAGGGAGAGGCGATTGGGGAGCGGGTGAGAAAATTTCTGGTTCCGGCGATCGGCTGGGGGGTGGTGGCAGCGGTTGCCATTTTGCTGCTCGATCGGTTTGTGTTTGCGCCTGCGTTAGTGCCGCAGATCAGTCAGGCAAGCAGTCCGGTTGCGCCCGCGATTCAGCCTCCGGTGTGGCAGGGTTTGCTGGCGGCGTTTTATGGTGGCATCAATGAGGAAATTTATCTGCGGCTACTGGTGCTGTCGCTGCTTGTGTTTATCGGTAAGTTTATTGCCCATCGGGCGAACGGTGAGCCGACCTCAGTGGTGCTGTGGATTGCGGCGATCGGGGCTGCGGTTCTGTTTGGGTTGGGACATTTGCCTGCAACGGCTGCAATTTTGCCGCTCACGCCTGCGGTAATTACCAGAGCGCTCGTGCTGAATGGCTTAGCCGGAATTGGGTTTGGCTATCTCTATTTCACGTTTGGGCTGGAGGCGGCGATGCTGTCCCATTTTGTAGGCGATATTGTGCTGCATGGAGTTGCGCCACTGTTTTTGTAG
- the rarD gene encoding EamA family transporter RarD — protein MTRSHSATLSAGSLYAILAYTSWGLLPIYWKLFGQTPPVEVLSHRIVWSMVFLTGILLLQQRRSELVQLWHTPKSIAILLGTALLLSFNWGLYIYGVNTDRVIETSLGYFINPLVNVSLGFLFLKERLNRGQKLAVLLAAIGVGYFILKLGQVPWIALLLAFTFAFYGLLRKIVPVAPMVGLAVETLLVTPVALLIIGWESVTGISHLGSDLLITLLFIGSGVMTSMPLLWFNNAAKRLRLSTLGFFQYLAPSIQLSLGVFLYREPFTPTHAITFGFIWTAIALYVYSSTERANIRSATDPAGTESLPKK, from the coding sequence TTGACTCGATCGCATTCTGCCACCCTTTCTGCGGGTTCCCTGTACGCAATCCTGGCTTACACGTCCTGGGGACTGCTGCCCATTTACTGGAAGCTGTTTGGACAAACGCCGCCCGTGGAGGTGCTGAGCCATCGGATTGTCTGGTCAATGGTGTTTCTCACCGGAATTTTGCTTCTACAGCAGCGGCGATCAGAACTGGTGCAGCTCTGGCATACGCCGAAGTCGATCGCGATTCTGCTAGGCACGGCTTTGCTGCTGTCCTTTAACTGGGGACTGTATATTTACGGCGTCAATACCGATCGGGTCATTGAAACCAGTCTGGGCTATTTTATCAATCCTCTGGTGAATGTGTCGCTGGGGTTTTTGTTTCTAAAGGAGCGGCTGAACCGGGGACAAAAACTGGCGGTACTGCTGGCGGCGATCGGCGTAGGGTATTTCATCCTGAAATTGGGTCAGGTGCCCTGGATTGCGCTGCTGCTGGCGTTCACCTTTGCCTTTTATGGCCTGCTGCGAAAAATTGTTCCGGTCGCGCCGATGGTGGGCTTGGCGGTGGAAACGCTGTTAGTAACGCCTGTAGCACTGCTGATTATCGGCTGGGAATCGGTCACTGGGATTAGCCACCTGGGGAGCGATTTGCTGATTACGCTGCTGTTTATCGGCTCTGGCGTGATGACCTCCATGCCGCTGCTCTGGTTCAACAATGCGGCAAAACGGCTGCGGCTGTCCACACTGGGATTTTTTCAGTACCTTGCGCCCTCAATCCAGCTTTCTCTGGGAGTTTTTCTCTATCGCGAACCGTTTACCCCCACCCACGCGATTACCTTTGGCTTTATCTGGACGGCGATCGCCCTTTACGTTTACAGCTCTACAGAAAGAGCAAACATTCGCTCAGCGACAGACCCAGCAGGGACAGAATCATTACCGAAAAAATAA